In Alteromonas mediterranea DE, a single genomic region encodes these proteins:
- the ffh gene encoding signal recognition particle protein, whose translation MFENLSERLGQTLRNVSGKGRLTEDNIKETLREVRMALLEADVALPVVKAFVAQVKERAVGTEVTKSLKPGQVFIKIVQSELESVMGEANEKLNLATQPPAVVLMAGLQGAGKTTSVGKLAKYLTEREKKKVMVVSADVYRPAAIKQLETLADEVKVAFHPSTILQKPIDIVNDAIAEAKKNFFDVLLVDTAGRLHVDNDMMNEITELHAAVKPIETLFVVDAMTGQDAANTAKAFNDALPLTGVILTKADGDARGGAALSVRHITGKPIKFIGMGEKVDALEPFHPERIASRILGMGDVLSLIEEVERKVDKSKAEKLAKKVQKGKGFDLQDFKDQLEQMKNMGGMMGMLDKLPGMGGMSDKIKDQANDKQFNQMEAIINSMTPAERARPDIIKGSRKRRIAAGSGTQIQDVNRLLKQFTQMQKMMKKMSGGGMKKMMRQMKGMVPPGGGLGGPGGPGGPGGFGGGGFGGGGGFPPR comes from the coding sequence ATGTTTGAGAATTTATCAGAACGCTTAGGCCAAACATTACGAAATGTAAGTGGTAAAGGGCGTCTTACTGAAGACAATATTAAAGAGACGCTACGTGAAGTGCGCATGGCGCTGCTTGAAGCCGACGTAGCGCTGCCAGTGGTCAAAGCGTTTGTTGCTCAGGTAAAAGAGCGTGCGGTTGGTACAGAAGTTACTAAAAGCTTAAAGCCAGGCCAAGTATTCATAAAAATCGTTCAGTCTGAACTCGAGTCGGTAATGGGGGAGGCGAATGAAAAGCTTAACCTAGCCACTCAGCCTCCTGCTGTAGTGCTTATGGCTGGTTTACAAGGTGCGGGTAAAACCACCTCTGTAGGTAAACTTGCTAAGTACCTGACTGAACGTGAGAAAAAGAAAGTGATGGTAGTCAGTGCTGACGTTTATCGTCCAGCCGCTATCAAGCAGCTTGAAACCCTAGCTGATGAAGTGAAGGTTGCGTTTCACCCATCTACTATCTTACAAAAGCCCATTGATATCGTTAACGATGCCATCGCTGAAGCGAAGAAAAACTTCTTTGATGTTCTGCTTGTAGATACAGCAGGCCGTTTGCACGTCGATAACGACATGATGAACGAAATTACAGAGTTACACGCTGCGGTTAAGCCCATTGAGACCCTATTCGTAGTTGATGCCATGACAGGTCAAGATGCCGCTAATACAGCAAAAGCGTTTAACGACGCGCTACCACTGACCGGTGTTATTCTTACTAAGGCCGACGGTGACGCCCGCGGCGGTGCGGCATTATCTGTACGTCACATAACAGGTAAGCCCATTAAGTTCATCGGTATGGGCGAAAAAGTGGATGCGCTTGAGCCATTCCACCCTGAGCGTATTGCTTCTCGTATCTTGGGTATGGGCGACGTACTAAGCCTTATCGAAGAAGTTGAGCGCAAGGTCGACAAATCAAAAGCCGAAAAGCTGGCGAAAAAAGTTCAAAAAGGCAAGGGCTTTGATCTTCAAGACTTTAAAGATCAGCTTGAGCAAATGAAGAACATGGGCGGCATGATGGGCATGCTAGATAAGCTGCCTGGCATGGGTGGTATGTCTGATAAGATTAAAGATCAGGCAAACGACAAGCAGTTCAACCAAATGGAAGCCATTATTAATTCAATGACACCAGCTGAGCGCGCTCGCCCTGATATTATCAAAGGCTCGCGCAAGCGTCGTATCGCAGCGGGTTCAGGTACGCAAATACAAGATGTAAACCGCTTGCTTAAGCAGTTTACACAAATGCAGAAAATGATGAAAAAAATGTCTGGCGGCGGCATGAAGAAAATGATGCGCCAGATGAAAGGCATGGTGCCACCCGGTGGCGGTTTAGGTGGACCAGGCGGGCCAGGCGGCCCTGGTGGTTTTGGCGGAGGCGGCTTCGGCGGAGGCGGTGGTTTCCCTCCTCGCTAA
- the sixA gene encoding phosphohistidine phosphatase SixA, which yields MSGQSSNDDIYLFIMRHGEAEAPRLDDKSRQLTPLGREQAKTAALWLKDQYCNTGVVDLALVSPYRRAKQTHDMVSLDIAAGKVESSDDIVPEGSPKLVSDYIDGLLHAAVNSKKPIKKLLVVSHMPLVSYLVDELCQSYTTSLFSTASIAVIKYSLREHKGTLVTHYQGL from the coding sequence ATGTCAGGTCAAAGTAGCAACGACGACATTTATCTTTTCATTATGCGTCACGGTGAAGCCGAAGCGCCCCGACTCGATGATAAAAGCAGACAGCTTACCCCTCTAGGTAGAGAACAAGCTAAAACCGCCGCATTGTGGTTAAAAGACCAATATTGCAATACAGGCGTCGTTGATTTAGCGCTTGTTAGCCCCTACCGTCGAGCAAAGCAAACCCATGATATGGTGTCGCTAGATATTGCTGCAGGCAAAGTAGAAAGTAGTGATGATATTGTTCCAGAAGGCTCGCCGAAACTTGTGAGCGATTACATTGATGGCCTGCTACATGCCGCGGTCAACTCCAAAAAGCCGATTAAAAAGTTGTTGGTAGTAAGCCATATGCCCTTAGTTAGCTACTTAGTTGATGAGTTATGCCAGTCGTACACAACAAGTTTGTTTTCTACGGCTTCTATTGCCGTCATTAAATACTCGCTACGCGAACACAAGGGCACGTTAGTCACTCACTATCAGGGCCTTTAA
- a CDS encoding insulinase family protein: MNNTINLENAHHVTLPNGLCAMLCHTPEASESFVSMAVRAGHFYDPNDCQGLAHLLEHMLFMGSRHLPKPNAINGFIEQHGGTINAWTGTEYANYHFSCSGGALAQTLPAFADMLRQPLFEEDALTNEIKNIHAEFEFKKKDDLRRLYQIHKETCNPHHPFAKFSVGNSDTFSQHECAELKHRLKSLHQTYYCALNMRLCIASPMPTPQLEALIHQCFGSLPSGELAPDNWPPLYTENELGIQINIHPLQSAKRMIVTFALPALQNDYKTKPLNYISHLIGDEGEGSLLAYLKEKDWALNLIAGSGIEGDKFKDFNVSFQLTQKGLENKSQVLEALFSYIALIRNDSVEEWRFHEKSQLNALALEYEENVKPLGLVTEYAEHQFIFDASELNQLRSTIGSFDRTVIEHALSYFTPDNIRLKVISKDVDTTQVCAFYEAEYSVEPIDDSVLRSLASPKKIAALNLPPPNPYLAKEYSLVLPETGFNIPNKLVDNGHYRFWFAQDQQFHSPKGDIYISFDATSFSNSLTSVAAKRIWLGALNDYLQAKYYRAEIAGLHYRIYGHQAGFTLHTRGFTNQQTLLAGQLLDAVLSFTPDERAFEHHKALQIQSLHNSLLNKPTNRLFSRLSVLIQRNTQAPVELLDVIDNISYDQMLTSRSKAFKRYFVEAFMHGNWTSDEAKSFSASLKGQCDSAGGAPLSRAVSKLPVGGTLYHEVVCNHDDSAVVLYLQAPSPSLTDTALCMVLEQMLAAPFFNSLRTEQQLGYIVGTGYVPHNQHPGMAFYIQSPQCSPKQLLDAMTGFLFQQLNEIEFYRFYWPTIQQNLIKQLEERDLTLSMKSQRLWVSLGTQDLGFNRNTKLAERVKSLSFEEIQDFAHQLAKRERCGELVLFSKGKFETIPTNEKRTINSISQFKQEIPYY; this comes from the coding sequence GTGAATAACACCATAAACTTAGAAAATGCGCATCACGTTACTCTACCCAATGGATTGTGTGCCATGTTATGCCATACACCTGAAGCCAGCGAGTCTTTCGTATCTATGGCGGTTAGAGCGGGTCATTTTTACGACCCTAACGATTGTCAGGGGTTGGCCCACCTACTTGAACACATGCTTTTTATGGGAAGTCGCCACCTGCCCAAGCCGAACGCAATTAATGGGTTTATTGAGCAACACGGTGGAACAATAAACGCCTGGACGGGGACTGAATACGCCAACTACCACTTTAGCTGTAGCGGCGGTGCGTTAGCGCAAACTTTGCCCGCGTTTGCTGATATGCTTAGACAGCCCTTGTTCGAAGAAGACGCATTAACTAACGAAATAAAAAACATTCATGCTGAGTTCGAATTTAAGAAAAAAGATGACCTCCGTCGTCTGTACCAAATTCACAAAGAAACCTGTAATCCTCACCACCCCTTTGCGAAATTTTCCGTAGGCAACAGCGACACCTTTTCACAACATGAATGCGCTGAACTAAAGCACCGGCTAAAATCTTTACATCAAACTTACTACTGCGCCTTGAATATGCGATTGTGCATTGCCAGCCCTATGCCAACTCCTCAGCTTGAAGCCCTTATACACCAGTGCTTTGGCTCGCTGCCAAGTGGCGAACTCGCGCCCGATAACTGGCCCCCTCTATATACTGAAAACGAGTTGGGCATACAGATAAATATACACCCGTTACAATCAGCTAAACGAATGATTGTGACTTTCGCCCTCCCTGCTTTGCAAAACGATTACAAAACAAAGCCGTTAAACTACATCAGCCACTTAATTGGTGATGAGGGCGAAGGCAGCTTGCTTGCTTATTTAAAAGAAAAGGACTGGGCGCTCAACCTGATTGCAGGCTCAGGCATTGAGGGAGACAAATTTAAAGACTTTAATGTGAGTTTTCAGCTCACTCAGAAAGGCCTTGAAAACAAATCGCAGGTATTAGAAGCCCTCTTTAGCTACATAGCGTTAATTCGAAACGACTCTGTAGAAGAGTGGCGCTTTCACGAGAAGTCGCAGCTTAACGCCCTAGCCCTTGAATACGAAGAAAATGTAAAGCCACTCGGCCTAGTGACTGAGTATGCCGAGCATCAGTTTATCTTTGACGCTAGCGAGTTAAACCAGTTGCGTTCGACAATTGGTAGTTTTGACCGAACTGTTATAGAACACGCTTTATCTTACTTTACACCAGACAATATCCGTTTAAAGGTAATTTCAAAAGATGTAGACACCACGCAGGTTTGCGCGTTTTATGAGGCGGAATATAGCGTTGAGCCTATTGACGATAGCGTATTACGTTCGCTCGCTTCGCCTAAAAAAATAGCGGCACTAAACCTTCCTCCACCTAACCCTTACTTGGCAAAAGAATATTCTCTTGTTTTGCCCGAAACAGGGTTCAATATTCCCAATAAACTTGTCGACAACGGCCACTATCGCTTTTGGTTTGCTCAAGACCAGCAGTTTCATAGCCCAAAAGGCGATATTTATATCTCCTTTGATGCGACCTCTTTTTCAAATTCTTTAACCTCGGTCGCGGCAAAGCGAATTTGGTTAGGCGCGCTAAATGACTACTTACAAGCTAAATACTATCGCGCCGAGATTGCTGGATTACATTATAGAATTTATGGGCATCAGGCGGGGTTTACTCTGCATACTCGAGGCTTTACTAATCAACAGACATTGTTAGCCGGCCAGCTTCTTGACGCTGTGTTGAGTTTCACCCCGGACGAGCGGGCATTTGAACACCATAAAGCCCTTCAAATTCAAAGCTTACATAATTCGCTTTTAAACAAGCCTACTAACCGTTTATTTTCCCGGTTAAGCGTGCTGATTCAAAGAAACACGCAAGCGCCAGTTGAACTGTTAGACGTGATCGACAACATCTCTTATGACCAAATGCTTACCAGCCGCAGTAAGGCTTTTAAGCGATACTTTGTCGAAGCCTTTATGCATGGGAACTGGACCAGTGATGAAGCAAAATCGTTTTCAGCCTCTCTTAAAGGTCAATGCGATAGCGCGGGCGGTGCACCGCTATCACGGGCCGTATCGAAGTTACCAGTAGGCGGCACTTTGTACCATGAAGTGGTGTGCAACCATGATGACTCGGCAGTGGTGCTTTATCTGCAAGCCCCGTCGCCCAGTTTAACAGACACAGCCCTTTGCATGGTATTGGAGCAAATGCTGGCGGCGCCATTTTTTAATTCACTAAGGACAGAGCAGCAGCTAGGCTACATTGTTGGTACGGGCTATGTTCCCCACAACCAGCATCCGGGAATGGCCTTTTACATTCAAAGCCCTCAGTGCAGCCCTAAACAGTTGTTAGATGCCATGACAGGTTTTTTATTCCAGCAACTAAACGAAATTGAGTTCTATCGCTTTTACTGGCCTACTATTCAACAAAACCTTATTAAACAACTAGAAGAAAGGGACCTAACCCTCTCTATGAAGTCACAGCGGTTATGGGTTAGTTTGGGAACCCAAGATTTGGGTTTTAACCGCAACACAAAGCTTGCAGAGCGCGTGAAGAGCCTTAGCTTTGAAGAGATACAAGACTTCGCACACCAGTTAGCCAAGCGTGAACGGTGTGGAGAGCTCGTGCTGTTTTCGAAAGGAAAATTTGAAACTATACCGACTAACGAAAAGCGCACTATTAACAGTATTTCTCAGTTTAAGCAGGAAATACCTTATTACTGA
- a CDS encoding cytochrome C assembly family protein — translation MNTLFAISAALLYALAAAVLIGKFVHQDGPNKRLGLSLASLGAIAHIAFLTNVIIVAPGQDMSVTNVLSLVSWIITISMLVFARAIPNLILLPVVFGFASLTVLASQFIPVSYIMHIELQPGLVIHISLSLFAYCTLVIAFLYALQMSYITYRLKQKGAALLHSSLPPLMLVENILFKLLLAGTSLLTVSLISGFVFLEDMFNKTYAHKTVLSAAALVVFLILLVGQKLRGWRGKQVIALTVLGVALLSLAYFGSKLVREFLLSA, via the coding sequence ATGAACACCCTTTTCGCCATCTCTGCTGCCCTACTCTATGCTCTCGCTGCTGCAGTGCTTATTGGCAAATTCGTACATCAAGACGGCCCCAATAAGCGTTTAGGGTTGTCACTTGCAAGTCTAGGCGCAATAGCGCATATCGCATTTCTAACCAATGTTATTATTGTGGCCCCTGGCCAAGACATGAGCGTTACTAACGTACTGTCACTGGTTTCTTGGATAATAACCATATCCATGTTGGTATTTGCACGGGCTATTCCAAACCTTATTTTGCTTCCCGTTGTTTTTGGTTTTGCAAGTTTGACGGTGTTGGCATCACAGTTCATTCCCGTGTCTTACATTATGCACATTGAGCTGCAGCCCGGGTTAGTTATCCATATTAGTTTGTCGCTTTTTGCTTACTGTACTTTGGTGATTGCATTTCTTTATGCCCTGCAAATGTCTTACATCACTTACAGGTTAAAGCAAAAAGGCGCAGCCCTATTACACTCTTCGTTGCCGCCATTAATGCTGGTAGAAAACATCCTATTTAAACTTCTACTTGCCGGAACATCACTATTAACTGTGTCGCTAATCAGCGGTTTTGTGTTTTTAGAAGATATGTTTAATAAAACTTACGCACACAAAACCGTGCTTTCTGCTGCTGCTCTTGTGGTGTTTCTTATTCTATTAGTTGGGCAAAAGCTTCGAGGTTGGCGTGGTAAGCAGGTTATAGCACTAACCGTTTTGGGCGTTGCGCTATTGTCGCTAGCTTACTTCGGTAGCAAGTTAGTTCGCGAGTTTTTATTGTCAGCATGA
- a CDS encoding EAL domain-containing protein, whose protein sequence is MRSTLIYSMLLLLLALSGVLFSSAKAIEVSDLHFTELNKQHGLSDTAVLDIVEDHMGFIWLATSNGLNRYSGYDVKQYHPSDVDPNSLPSGFIKTLFVDSDGKLWVGTNSGLALYQPESDSFKVFNKENSVIKTDLITAISEANNGDVLFSDKKFLYRYSKQTSQISVLTQVFKDESFIKVIFEEANRIWVGSNKFGAALIDTETLEVHDTSKVNPWGVSLDIRALHDIVVINGNYWLATNEGLIVLASNGRILKRIQSDDLGVKEEVNSLSISVVGKDIWVGTFIGLFLLSDAAESTISPDYRPDFLHLNSDTYSATGIPSAIVMRVIEDRTGVVWAATFHRGAFKYHPEYASVHFQPVYNSDRHSDDNFSTLWGFAESSDKTLYLVSQQKGLGKISRETGNVSFYNFFEEMDPAIHYWDIEIDDQDNIWIASSAGLLVLKDNGDGLELVHKYFKGSFIDYIFKSDSAIWLQVEVGHVYSIDTNSVSAQIQNVQVLNTALTGKPGDMLAIYEDDDSNIWFRAGKKIIIYSVSEGRIIQVLDSSNDINSLVYGVHETPSGLWLTTRSDGVIQLDKKSFAVLNKQKRDNQSGFITSTTAVGNSIWYSDAKGVHKVHLPTLREADSIPNAQLEFNSLGEGAVITTTDKTIYFGGNKGFVKISKQAMNASDQVKQTLPPQLYQVSVFGSVAKARQKQIESEDVSNYLSLKENITYDEQLALKHDETRFSISFGLVNPVYPDQVAYRYKLTGFESDWIYVDKERNAQFNNISFGNYTFEVQAKEPGKAWSDSRNLRISIDRPPWLHAVALVFYCIVAFAILAFIVRQYQIRKANQLAIKESEERLKLTLWSSGDELWDWDVYRGQVYRANTWGTLDFPQDDIRTTGAYDANIHPNDINRVKTALREHLEGNSDFYELAYRAKTFKNQWIWILDRGKVVERDHNEQPVRMTGTLKNIHHLKEAEEQLNLFKRSIENISEGVFITNTQFKFISVNNAYCRYTGETREQALASYMHFHLYPDAFTEEIKKTLKTKSNWSGEVESVRVNGERYEMELNIDAVHDEDGKISHFVGVFSDITSRKSTEKELLKLANVDPLTELPNRSFFQASHQNLVRKAAQHSLLCLDMDNFKKINDSLGHQTGDILIKQIAKRLQRITGKNATCYRLGGDEFSILMEDNADIHTVTHYAQNLLDTLSRPFIINKQEFVLGASIGIAFFPDDGESPQEMLKNADTAMYFAKNNGGNSYQFFSGEMNQNAVRQLQIENLIRQGIKDDLFTVYYQPKVDIASGKLVSMEALVRFEHPQKGIVSPGQFIPLAEQTGQIIEIGEQVLRKACADTKRWVNQGLFSGRVAVNISAKQFELPDLDDRINKILSDVGLSPLHLECEITEGTLMESPENGLQMMTRLRERGIHLALDDFGTGYSSLAYLKRFPLNTLKIDKAFIDDIAKSNVDRHMAAAIINIAHNLGLKVVAEGVEEESQLDILRRYDCEMLQGFLYSRPLNAERFEKLLTENQKLHTLLGNTQF, encoded by the coding sequence GTGCGCTCAACCCTAATATATTCAATGCTGCTTCTTTTGTTGGCTTTGTCGGGAGTACTTTTTTCTTCCGCAAAGGCGATAGAGGTTTCTGATCTTCATTTTACAGAATTAAATAAGCAACACGGCCTTTCAGACACTGCAGTACTTGATATTGTGGAAGACCACATGGGCTTTATTTGGCTGGCAACGTCAAATGGCCTCAATCGCTATTCAGGTTATGACGTAAAGCAATATCATCCGTCAGATGTCGACCCGAATTCCTTACCTTCAGGTTTCATTAAAACATTATTTGTTGATTCAGACGGCAAATTGTGGGTTGGAACCAATTCTGGTTTGGCGCTCTATCAGCCAGAGTCAGACAGTTTTAAAGTTTTCAATAAAGAAAACTCGGTAATAAAAACAGATTTAATCACAGCGATTTCTGAGGCGAATAATGGTGACGTACTTTTTTCGGATAAAAAGTTCCTTTACCGATATTCGAAACAAACGTCACAAATAAGCGTTCTCACCCAAGTTTTTAAAGACGAAAGCTTTATAAAAGTTATCTTTGAAGAAGCTAACCGTATATGGGTAGGCTCCAACAAGTTTGGTGCCGCCCTAATAGATACAGAAACGCTGGAAGTTCACGACACAAGCAAAGTCAACCCCTGGGGCGTCTCTTTAGATATACGCGCGCTACACGATATAGTCGTGATTAACGGCAATTATTGGTTAGCGACAAATGAAGGTCTAATCGTTTTAGCCTCTAACGGTCGTATTTTAAAGCGAATTCAAAGCGATGATTTAGGGGTCAAAGAAGAAGTAAACTCGCTTTCAATCTCTGTAGTGGGTAAAGATATTTGGGTCGGCACTTTTATTGGACTGTTTTTATTGTCAGATGCTGCTGAAAGCACCATATCACCTGATTATCGCCCTGACTTTTTGCATTTAAATTCAGACACTTACAGCGCAACTGGCATTCCATCTGCCATCGTCATGCGAGTGATTGAGGACCGGACCGGTGTAGTGTGGGCCGCAACCTTTCATCGCGGCGCTTTCAAGTATCACCCTGAATATGCCAGCGTACATTTTCAACCCGTTTATAATTCTGACCGCCATAGCGACGATAACTTTTCTACCTTGTGGGGCTTTGCTGAAAGCAGCGACAAGACACTTTATTTGGTTTCTCAGCAAAAAGGGCTTGGTAAAATATCTCGGGAAACGGGAAATGTGTCCTTTTACAACTTTTTCGAGGAAATGGACCCAGCCATACACTACTGGGATATTGAAATTGATGACCAGGACAACATTTGGATTGCATCCTCTGCAGGCTTACTCGTCCTAAAGGACAATGGAGACGGCTTGGAGTTAGTCCACAAGTATTTTAAAGGTTCATTTATCGATTATATCTTTAAAAGTGACTCAGCCATTTGGCTGCAGGTAGAGGTCGGCCATGTCTATTCAATAGACACTAACTCTGTTTCAGCACAGATTCAAAATGTTCAAGTATTAAATACGGCACTGACTGGAAAACCGGGCGATATGCTAGCCATATATGAGGATGACGATAGTAATATTTGGTTTAGAGCCGGTAAAAAAATAATAATTTATTCTGTTAGCGAGGGCAGAATCATTCAGGTTCTGGACTCATCAAATGACATAAACTCATTAGTTTATGGCGTACATGAAACCCCATCTGGTTTGTGGTTAACCACACGTTCAGATGGCGTTATCCAGCTAGACAAAAAAAGCTTTGCCGTACTTAATAAACAAAAGAGGGACAATCAAAGCGGTTTTATCACCTCAACAACGGCGGTGGGAAATAGCATCTGGTATTCCGATGCCAAAGGGGTTCATAAAGTTCACTTACCGACCCTAAGAGAGGCTGACAGCATTCCCAATGCACAGTTGGAGTTTAATTCTCTTGGTGAAGGCGCTGTAATTACTACAACTGATAAGACTATTTATTTTGGCGGCAATAAAGGCTTTGTTAAAATTTCAAAGCAAGCAATGAACGCGAGTGACCAGGTCAAACAAACCCTCCCCCCGCAACTTTATCAAGTTAGCGTGTTTGGCTCAGTGGCAAAAGCCAGACAAAAGCAAATTGAAAGTGAAGACGTTTCAAATTATCTATCGTTAAAAGAAAATATCACTTATGACGAACAGTTAGCGCTAAAGCACGACGAAACCCGCTTTAGTATTTCGTTTGGACTCGTTAATCCAGTTTATCCAGACCAAGTAGCTTACCGATATAAACTCACTGGTTTTGAAAGTGATTGGATTTATGTTGATAAGGAGCGGAACGCGCAATTCAACAATATTTCTTTTGGCAACTATACCTTTGAAGTTCAAGCCAAAGAGCCGGGTAAAGCGTGGTCTGATAGTCGAAACTTACGAATTTCAATAGACCGCCCCCCCTGGCTTCACGCGGTAGCGCTGGTTTTTTATTGCATTGTCGCATTCGCCATACTCGCCTTTATTGTGCGTCAATATCAGATAAGAAAAGCAAATCAATTGGCTATTAAGGAGTCTGAAGAGCGCTTAAAGCTTACGCTTTGGAGCTCTGGCGACGAACTGTGGGATTGGGATGTATACCGAGGGCAAGTCTACCGTGCTAATACCTGGGGCACCTTAGATTTTCCGCAGGACGATATTCGTACCACCGGCGCGTATGATGCCAACATTCATCCTAACGATATCAATCGGGTAAAGACCGCGTTACGAGAGCATTTAGAGGGGAATAGCGATTTTTACGAGCTTGCCTATCGTGCTAAAACCTTTAAAAATCAGTGGATTTGGATATTAGACCGCGGGAAAGTAGTAGAGCGCGATCACAACGAGCAGCCAGTGCGAATGACAGGGACGCTTAAGAATATCCACCACCTTAAAGAGGCAGAAGAGCAGCTTAATCTATTTAAACGCTCTATTGAAAACATCTCGGAAGGGGTGTTCATCACGAATACGCAGTTTAAGTTTATTAGTGTCAATAACGCTTACTGCCGCTATACGGGAGAAACCCGCGAGCAGGCCCTAGCCAGCTACATGCACTTCCATTTGTACCCCGACGCATTTACCGAAGAAATTAAGAAAACCCTTAAAACTAAAAGCAACTGGTCGGGCGAAGTAGAGAGCGTGCGCGTAAATGGCGAACGTTATGAAATGGAGCTTAATATTGATGCGGTTCACGATGAAGACGGAAAAATTAGCCATTTCGTAGGGGTATTTAGCGATATAACCTCGCGTAAGAGTACTGAAAAAGAGCTATTGAAACTCGCTAATGTCGACCCGCTCACAGAGCTTCCCAATCGCTCGTTTTTCCAGGCGAGTCACCAAAACTTGGTGCGAAAGGCAGCACAACACAGCCTGCTTTGCTTAGACATGGATAACTTCAAAAAGATCAACGATTCCCTAGGCCACCAAACTGGCGATATCTTGATTAAACAAATCGCCAAACGGCTACAGCGCATTACGGGTAAAAACGCCACCTGTTATCGCTTAGGTGGCGATGAATTTAGTATATTGATGGAAGACAATGCGGATATCCACACGGTAACCCACTACGCCCAAAACTTACTAGATACCCTGTCGCGCCCGTTTATTATCAATAAGCAGGAGTTCGTCCTTGGTGCCAGTATTGGTATTGCATTTTTCCCAGACGACGGTGAATCCCCCCAGGAAATGCTGAAAAATGCCGACACAGCCATGTACTTTGCCAAAAACAATGGTGGCAATAGCTATCAATTCTTTAGTGGTGAAATGAACCAAAACGCGGTTAGGCAGCTGCAAATTGAAAACCTTATTCGCCAAGGCATTAAAGACGATCTGTTCACTGTGTATTATCAGCCCAAAGTGGATATCGCTTCTGGTAAATTGGTAAGTATGGAAGCACTGGTACGTTTTGAGCACCCGCAAAAAGGCATAGTGAGCCCCGGGCAATTTATTCCGTTGGCAGAACAAACCGGTCAAATTATTGAGATTGGTGAGCAGGTACTACGTAAAGCCTGTGCCGATACGAAACGCTGGGTAAATCAAGGGTTATTTAGCGGCCGTGTTGCCGTAAACATTTCAGCAAAGCAATTTGAGTTGCCAGATTTAGACGACAGGATAAATAAAATACTAAGCGATGTGGGTTTGTCACCGCTGCATTTGGAGTGTGAAATTACCGAAGGTACGCTAATGGAAAGCCCTGAAAACGGGCTACAAATGATGACTCGCCTTCGCGAGCGCGGTATTCACCTTGCGCTAGATGATTTTGGTACAGGCTACTCGTCGCTAGCGTATTTAAAACGCTTCCCTTTAAATACCTTAAAAATCGATAAAGCCTTTATTGACGACATTGCAAAGAGTAACGTCGACCGTCATATGGCCGCCGCTATCATAAACATTGCCCACAACTTGGGGCTAAAAGTGGTGGCGGAAGGCGTTGAAGAAGAGTCTCAACTCGACATTCTGCGACGTTATGACTGTGAAATGCTGCAGGGCTTTCTATATAGCCGCCCGCTTAACGCAGAGCGCTTTGAAAAACTGCTAACAGAAAACCAAAAGCTTCATACTCTTTTAGGTAATACGCAATTCTAG